ATGGTGCCGGTCGCTGCCGTGACAAACCAGATGACGACCGTCCAAGGACCAATTTTCCGGTGCCTGCGAAAGTTGCGCCGAAAGGCAAAGGTCAGGGTGATGATGCCGAGCACCGCCGCGACCGTTGCGAGTATGGAGTGCGCCTGCAGGAAGGTATAGTACGCTGCGTGCCAGTTTTGCGGCCCGTCAAACGTGGCGTCTCCGATGAATATCGTACGGGCAACGTACAGAAGGAAGAACAGGACAGCCAGCACACTTCCGGTCAACATCAGGCGTTTGTGGA
Above is a genomic segment from Alicyclobacillus cycloheptanicus containing:
- a CDS encoding DUF420 domain-containing protein yields the protein MWVQILPDIDEACIFLSAVIMAVGWYFIRRGRVEVHKRLMLTGSVLAVLFFLLYVARTIFIGDATFDGPQNWHAAYYTFLQAHSILATVAAVLGIITLTFAFRRNFRRHRKIGPWTVVIWFVTAATGTMVYLLLYVIYPSGNTTSLLHAWLGH